Proteins found in one Solitalea lacus genomic segment:
- a CDS encoding SusD/RagB family nutrient-binding outer membrane lipoprotein, producing the protein MKNIYKKILVLMTLSLVFSVSCTEDFESINTDPTGASGSDIDPNILLSNVELVYTGSTDFSYETWRANLIYCSTMMQQLSSVNSYWVGDKSRRNDGYLFAYWERAFNEQVKIVVDLMTLTKDKPQYSNLYNTARIMRALIFHRITDLYGDVPYTEAGLGYYNQILTPKYDKQQDIYADMLNELDEASQALDPSKDVLKNDLIYNGSIANWKRFANSIQLRLAMRLVKVDPAKAKDYAARAIGRGVFDSETQDAKVFGSEEQDRLTKNRNAQVILQGYERSADRISATFVNWFKSKNDPRLAYYAEDPATAAPATNASIGMPNGYDLGGVKSIETAPGYPGSLNGYVQPATKTIEFKSPTFFMTAAEAQLLASEAVLRGYVAGDANAYFKKGVALAIKSFIHYGIAVNIANADAYGNSLALTGGNELRDINEQLWAACGGTYNFYESYSNWRRTGFPVLIPTDYPTSVIGAAIPRRFTYPTGEASVNAANYQAAVAALPGGDALTSRVWWDK; encoded by the coding sequence ATGAAAAATATATATAAAAAAATACTAGTACTGATGACATTGTCATTGGTTTTTAGTGTTTCCTGTACAGAAGACTTTGAGTCTATAAATACAGACCCAACAGGAGCTTCAGGTTCCGATATTGATCCCAATATTTTGCTCTCGAATGTTGAGTTGGTTTATACTGGTTCTACCGATTTCTCATACGAAACCTGGCGTGCTAATCTAATTTATTGTTCGACCATGATGCAACAATTGTCATCTGTTAATAGCTATTGGGTAGGGGATAAATCAAGACGGAATGATGGGTATCTGTTTGCGTATTGGGAAAGAGCATTTAACGAACAGGTAAAGATTGTGGTTGATTTAATGACTTTAACAAAAGATAAGCCACAGTATAGCAATTTATATAATACGGCCAGAATCATGAGGGCCCTTATATTTCATCGTATCACTGATTTGTATGGAGATGTTCCTTATACAGAAGCTGGTTTGGGTTACTATAATCAAATTTTAACTCCTAAATATGATAAACAGCAGGATATTTATGCTGATATGTTAAATGAACTTGATGAAGCTTCACAGGCTCTGGATCCCTCAAAAGATGTTCTTAAGAATGATTTGATTTATAATGGTTCAATTGCTAATTGGAAGAGGTTTGCTAACTCAATACAATTAAGGTTAGCAATGAGATTAGTAAAAGTTGATCCCGCAAAGGCCAAGGATTATGCTGCGAGAGCTATAGGAAGGGGTGTTTTTGATTCTGAAACACAAGATGCCAAGGTGTTTGGTTCCGAAGAACAAGATCGGTTAACTAAGAATAGGAATGCTCAGGTTATATTGCAAGGCTATGAGAGAAGTGCTGACAGAATTTCGGCAACTTTTGTTAATTGGTTTAAAAGTAAAAATGATCCGCGATTAGCTTATTATGCTGAAGATCCAGCAACTGCTGCTCCTGCTACCAATGCTTCAATAGGGATGCCAAATGGATATGATTTAGGAGGAGTGAAGAGTATTGAAACTGCGCCAGGTTATCCAGGGTCTTTGAATGGCTATGTGCAGCCCGCAACTAAAACGATTGAATTTAAGAGCCCTACGTTTTTTATGACAGCAGCAGAGGCTCAGCTTTTGGCTTCAGAGGCAGTTTTAAGGGGTTATGTAGCCGGGGATGCAAATGCCTACTTTAAAAAAGGAGTTGCTTTAGCTATTAAATCGTTTATTCACTATGGAATTGCAGTTAATATAGCAAACGCTGATGCTTATGGAAATAGTCTTGCCTTAACAGGGGGGAATGAACTAAGGGATATTAATGAGCAATTATGGGCCGCTTGTGGTGGTACTTATAATTTCTATGAATCCTATTCCAATTGGAGACGAACCGGTTTTCCTGTTCTAATCCCAACAGATTATCCAACCTCCGTAATTGGGGCTGCAATACCCAGAAGATTTACTTATCCAACAGGTGAAGCTTCGGTTAATGCAGCAAATTATCAGGCTGCTGTTGCTGCCTTACCAGGAGGCGACGCTCTAACAAGCAGAGTATGGTGGGATAAATAA